TGCTCCCAGCGCAATTGCGGGATTTCTTGCCTCATTTTACGGGGGCATCGGAGAAGAGGTGCTCCTGCGGCTCTTCTTGGTACCATTCCTATGTCTGCTGATTCTGGGGACTATGAGGTTGCTCGGAATGTCAAAAACCTGCAAGCATACCGACAACATCATGTGGGTTTCAATAATCCTTGCTTCCATAGTATTCGGTCTTGGCCACCTCCCTGCAACCTCGGCAATAATGGCAATCACACCCTCCGTTGTCCTTCGGGCAGTTCTTCTGAATGGTGTTGGCGGCATCGTCTTTGGCTGGCTGTTCTTCAGGAAAGGTCTTGAATTTGCAATGATTTCTCATTTTTCATTGGACATTGTACTCCACGTTTTACTTCCTCTCCTGAATTTTTCGCTCCTTTAAGGAGCTCTTAAACAGTTTTTTTCAGGCTTAATGTTGAAATTCATTTTAATGTTAGAACATTTTCGCCCTACACTCCGCGAGCCTTCAAGTTGAGTACAGGACACCTGTAATCTGGAGACATCCTCCGAACAACCAGGATTCCTTCAAGAAATGCAATTGCAGGTTGCCGGCTGGTGTATGCAACCGGTGCTCTCTCCGTGTCTTGTTCGTGTAACTGGGCTTTCTCCTTTCTCTTTAATGTACCTCCCTACCATCCATGCGACGCCGGTCCCTCGCTTTTGCTCGGTCGCTCAAGCCATCCGGAGTTCGCACCCCAACAGCACACAGCCGCTGAGAAGTCCGCGAAGTGGCCTGCGAGAGCGGCGTGCATTCCTTCGCAGCCGTCCGCGTGCCGAATCGAAGATGAGGGCATGCGAGGGCATTCTCTTCCCGTACACCGCGAAGAGACCAGAGAGGTGCTGCGACGTGAGGGAACCTCGAGCGAGCACGACCGACCGGGAGAGAAAATGGGGGTACATTCGTCATCCAATTTTTCCCACCACCCACTCCACCGCACGCTCCGCGTCCCCGGCCGCACGGACCACATTTGCCGCCGAGCCGTTCCTGATGCGCCGGTGCCACCCGGCGATGGAGGCCGCGGCGTTGTCCAGCACCGGGAGATCGATCGCGGTCATGGCGGCAAGAAAGGCGGCCCCCATGTCAGCGGCCCAGTTCCTCCCGGGAGTAGCGCTCGCATCAGAAAATCAGAGATTTTCTTCACTGACGTTCCCAAACCGGATTGACCCGGCGACGCCCGGGCGATCGGGGCGGGAGGGGTGCCCGGTCCCGTGAGTCAGCTCGTAAAAGTACCCCCGGGCGGATTCGAACCGCCGTCACCGGCTCCAAAGGCCGGTATGATTGACCTCTACACTACGGGGGTGCATTCTATGCGGGAAGGATTGTCCGCATCCCTGTTCTCTCTTGAATGTGCGTTATCTATGTTCGCGCGAATGATATTAAAACACCATCCGCGGCATGTCGGCCAGACCGTCCGCAGGCCCGGCAGGCAGGGAATCCCCCTGACGGTGCGAAAAGGCGTGCGGCAGGGAACGGAACACCGAGGAATTCCCGAGAGGAGCGGGAATCCGGTATTTGCCTCTTCCGGCACATCCATTCGTTCACCACGGGAATCCCCGGACGGTGGAGACGCCCCCGATGTTTTTTCCCGGCGGGAAAACCCCGAACCGGGCCGTCCCGCCATAAGCGCCACATATAAAAGGAGCGGCAGTCATTATCACTAGTGATTTAAATCATAGATATTCTACAGTGATAACCAATAAACAAAATATTTTTAAACTATAAGCGAAATATCATTGTATATGAACAGGAATCACAATGAACTTTCACGGATTCTGGAGATTTTAAAACAGAATCCACGGGGAATGTCGGTGACGCAACTGGCAGAGGCCATGGGCATGAACCGGATTTCTGTCGCCCGGTACCTTGATATTCTGCGCACATCCGGGCAGGTGGATATGGAGCCCTACGGGCAGGCGAAAGTCTATTATCTTTCCCAGCGGGTACCCATCTCCGCAATGCTCAATCTCTCCTCGGAATATGTCGTCGTGCTCGGCAAGGATCAGCGCGTCGTTCAGGCGAACAGCAATTTCATCACGCTCTTCAACCACAACCGCGAGGAGCTCGTGGACCAGCACATCCAGGACATCCTCTTCCAGGCGAATCCCGAACTCGGCATCCAGTCCCTCATTGATCAGGCAATAGACGGAGAAGAAGTCGTCGATGAGGTCAGAATACTCAAGACCGGAGAAGAGCTCTTCTTCAAGATGAAAATCGTGCCTACGGCATTCACCGATGGATCGCCCGGCATCACCATCATTTTTGAGGATATTACCGAATATAAGCGCTCCATGGAAGCCCTGATGGAGAGTGAACAGAAATTCCGCACGCTCCTGAAAAACATTTCCGAACTCCTGGTCAAGGTCGAATATCTCGCCACCCTCAATGACCAGATCAGGAATCCCCTGCAGGTAATCGTAGGAATCGCCGACCTCGAGGACGAGGAGCTTGCGGAGCAGATCCGGGATCAGGCAACAGAGATCGACACGATCATCCAGCAGCTCAACCTCGGCTGGGTCGAGTCCGAGAATATCCGGTCGTTCTTCCGGAAATATTCACGGCTTTCCGATGAAGCCGATGAGGCTGCGCAGACAGTTCTCAAAGGGATCCATAAAACTCCGATTTAAGATTCGGTTCCTGTCTCACTATCTTTTTTTTTTGGTGCGAATCCCCTTCATCAGGACGAGTATGCGAGCGGACCTTAGCGAAACCACTCGACCGTTTCCTTCAGGCCATCCATCATCGTACACTGAGGTTCGTACCCGAATGCTGCCCGTGCACTGCTAATATCCGCCACCGAATGCCTCACGTCACCGGGCCGGGGAGCCTCGTAAACGGGCGAAACAGCGACCCCGATGATGGCGCCGAGCATGCGAGCAAGCTCGTTGAGGCTCGTCTGCCTTCCGCAGGCGATATTAAAAACGCCTTCGGCGTCGTTTTCCATCACGGAAATATTTGCCCTGACCACGTCGCGCACGAAGACGAAGTCCCGTGTCTGCTCCCCGTCGCCAAAGATCACCGGCGGGCTCCCCGCACAAAGACGGGAGATGAACCGGGGGATTACCGCCGCATAATCGGACTCCGGATCCTGCCGGGGACCGTAAACGTTGAAGTACCGCAAAAACGCCGTGGAAAGACCGTAACATCGGGTAAAAACATGACCATAGTACTCGTCCGCAAGTTTCGATACGGCATACGGCGAAAGAGGTTCGGGCCTCATCATCTCGGTTTTCGGCAATACGGGACTGTTTCCGTAGAGGGCGGCGGTGGATGCCCCCACAACTTTCCGGACACCCGCATCCCGGGCGGCAATGAGTACCCGGAGCGTCCCGGTGATGTTCACCTCGTGGATAGCGAACGGATCCTCCACCGATCGGGGTACCGAAGCGATTGCCGCAAGATGAAAAACACCGTCGGCCCCGTCACAGACCTCCCGGAGGACGACGGGATCCGTCACCGAGCCACGGACGAGCTCGACATTCTCACGATGAATTAATTCCGCGATATGTGCCATTTTTCCCGATGAAAAGTCATCAAGAATCACCACATCGTGGCGTGATGCAAGCTCTTCGGCAAGGTGCGAGCCGATAAATCCGGCCCCGCCTGTGACGACATACTTCATAGACCTCTTTTCCCCCGTCGCACACCATGTTATACCCCCGTAACACCATAAAAGGGAACGGTTTTTCACGGCGGACACCGGCCCGGCGCACGCCACTATCGCAGCCCGCCCGGTCCCGATACGCCCCATACCCGAATCGCCGTCGTCAGGGTCATCGTATGAGGGTACCTCTTCGTCGGAAGGAGACACCGGGGCGGAAGGTTCGTTCTGATCTGAGAAAAAAGGGTTTGTCTGCGATCAAAGCAAAATTGTTGAAAACAACCAGAACGCGATTGATGCTGAGATCACTCCGGTTGCTTTCAGGAGATATGATACCATTTTATCGAATTCCTGTTTGTCGCCGAATTTCCTGAACATTGCAGTTCCGGAAATCGCACCGCAGGATGTGAGCATCGTGTGGAAGGTGAGGGGCGCCGGCATGGATCCGGTATCAACAGGGAGGGGGAGTGCGGACTCGCCGGGAGCATCATCACCACCCTCCGCCCGAGAGTCGGGCATTCCTTCCCCGCCCTCTGCTGCAACGGCCGAAGGCAAGTCCCCGGCAGACGATTCGCCGAAAACGGATGACGGCACCGACGATACCGGGACGGTTCCGGGGACAGTTCCGGGCGTCGTGATGTCGGAATACACCGGTTCATCCACCACCGTGCTCGACGGGATGCTCCCCGCACTGCCCGGAGCACCGCCAACGACCGGAGTACCCTGTTCTTCGGGAGGGGATACGACATGAA
The nucleotide sequence above comes from Methanoculleus sp. SDB. Encoded proteins:
- a CDS encoding GDP-mannose 4,6-dehydratase — protein: MKYVVTGGAGFIGSHLAEELASRHDVVILDDFSSGKMAHIAELIHRENVELVRGSVTDPVVLREVCDGADGVFHLAAIASVPRSVEDPFAIHEVNITGTLRVLIAARDAGVRKVVGASTAALYGNSPVLPKTEMMRPEPLSPYAVSKLADEYYGHVFTRCYGLSTAFLRYFNVYGPRQDPESDYAAVIPRFISRLCAGSPPVIFGDGEQTRDFVFVRDVVRANISVMENDAEGVFNIACGRQTSLNELARMLGAIIGVAVSPVYEAPRPGDVRHSVADISSARAAFGYEPQCTMMDGLKETVEWFR